The Paenibacillus sp. FSL R7-0204 genome includes a region encoding these proteins:
- a CDS encoding metallophosphoesterase family protein, whose translation MIPFRFLHAADLHLDSRFAGLVHLPQDIRSYLRESTFAALGRLVGVAILQKVDFVVISGDVYDVSDASLQGQLRFREALEELGRHGIQVFLIHGNHDPLDGPRLSSASPAHVTVFGGSEPERVTARRREDGREVAVVSGISYPTSKVTENTALRFSRQPGSSLFHIALLHGNVDGDLQHETYSPCTRKDLIGRGYDYWALGHIHKRSILHEHPPIVYPGNIQGRSIKETGPKGCYTVDVSAEGAARLDFHELDSVRWQVRELSIEGLADEAEWTLAVENAVEDIRRETPQMMSVVRFRLTGRGEIHKVLAEKGAADDLLTELQRRETVRAVRKEYAGLVWTEGFSIETGLAVDREHLLLEDSFLGEMLRLAGRSSGNAAELDELVATALRPLMENQELRRLLLSVGAEEKQEWLRGAAELGITLLSRLEEGGTLLNAEEEGKAYSAAHAGDGDGQPGGEVEE comes from the coding sequence ATGATTCCTTTTCGTTTCCTGCATGCTGCGGATCTGCATCTGGACAGCCGGTTCGCCGGTCTGGTCCATCTCCCGCAGGATATCCGCTCCTATCTCCGGGAGTCCACCTTTGCCGCCCTCGGGCGGCTTGTTGGCGTAGCCATCCTGCAAAAGGTGGATTTCGTGGTGATTAGCGGCGATGTCTACGATGTCTCGGATGCTTCGCTTCAGGGGCAGCTCCGGTTCCGGGAGGCCTTGGAGGAACTCGGACGCCACGGGATTCAGGTATTCCTGATCCACGGTAACCATGATCCGCTGGACGGCCCTCGCCTTAGCTCGGCATCGCCTGCCCATGTTACGGTATTCGGCGGCAGTGAGCCGGAGCGCGTTACTGCCCGCCGCAGGGAAGACGGACGGGAGGTAGCTGTGGTTAGCGGCATCTCCTATCCGACCTCCAAAGTGACAGAGAATACAGCTCTGCGCTTCAGCCGCCAGCCGGGCAGCAGCCTGTTCCACATCGCCCTGCTGCACGGCAATGTGGACGGGGATCTCCAGCATGAGACGTACTCCCCGTGCACCCGGAAGGATCTGATCGGCAGAGGCTATGACTATTGGGCGCTGGGGCATATTCATAAGCGGAGTATTCTCCATGAGCATCCGCCTATCGTATATCCGGGCAACATTCAAGGAAGAAGCATTAAGGAGACCGGGCCAAAAGGCTGTTATACGGTGGATGTCAGTGCAGAGGGTGCCGCCCGGCTGGATTTCCATGAACTGGACAGTGTACGCTGGCAGGTCCGCGAGCTCTCTATTGAAGGATTGGCTGACGAGGCAGAGTGGACCCTAGCTGTAGAGAATGCAGTGGAAGATATCCGCAGAGAGACTCCGCAGATGATGTCTGTGGTCAGGTTCCGTCTGACCGGGCGGGGCGAAATACATAAGGTGCTGGCTGAAAAGGGGGCGGCGGATGATCTGCTCACCGAGCTCCAGCGGCGGGAAACTGTGCGCGCGGTGCGCAAGGAATATGCGGGCTTGGTCTGGACGGAAGGCTTCTCCATCGAAACGGGACTTGCGGTTGACCGGGAACACTTGCTTCTGGAGGACAGCTTCCTGGGTGAAATGCTGCGGCTTGCCGGGCGCAGTAGCGGGAATGCGGCAGAGCTTGACGAGCTGGTCGCTACTGCGCTGAGACCGCTGATGGAGAATCAGGAGCTGCGCAGGCTGTTGTTATCCGTAGGAGCCGAAGAGAAGCAGGAATGGCTGAGAGGTGCAGCAGAGCTGGGAATCACCCTGCTGAGCAGACTGGAAGAGGGCGGGACGCTGCTGAATGCTGAGGAAGAAGGCAAGGCGTATTCTGCTGCGCATGCAGGAGATGGCGATGGACAGCCAGGCGGGGAGGTAGAGGAATGA
- a CDS encoding pseudouridine synthase, translating to MATGATANKKQRIDKVLSHMGIGSRSDIRKQAKQGLITVNGAVVKDSGFHVDPEQDRIEVGGEPVLYREFIYLMMNKPPGVLSATEDKRDRTVLDLLKQEHALFEPFPVGRLDKDTVGLLLLTNDGKLAHELLSPRKHVPKTYEATVEGEVDAADVAAFAEGVTLEDGYVTLPAQLSILSRERGSRVLSYISLTITEGKFHQVKRMFVAVGKKVVFLKRVSMGELKLDETLPEGACRELTARELELLKR from the coding sequence ATGGCTACAGGAGCAACTGCGAATAAGAAGCAACGGATTGACAAGGTGCTGTCCCACATGGGGATCGGCTCGCGCAGCGATATCCGCAAGCAGGCCAAGCAGGGTCTGATCACAGTAAATGGAGCTGTCGTCAAAGACAGCGGGTTCCATGTAGACCCGGAGCAGGACCGCATAGAGGTTGGCGGGGAGCCGGTCCTCTACCGGGAATTCATCTATCTGATGATGAATAAACCGCCGGGCGTATTATCCGCCACCGAAGACAAACGGGACCGTACGGTTCTGGATCTTCTGAAGCAGGAGCATGCGCTGTTCGAGCCGTTCCCGGTCGGTCGGCTGGATAAGGATACCGTGGGTCTGCTGCTGCTCACGAATGACGGCAAGCTGGCACATGAGCTGCTGTCCCCGCGCAAGCATGTCCCCAAGACCTATGAGGCTACCGTCGAGGGTGAAGTCGATGCAGCGGATGTGGCTGCTTTTGCCGAGGGCGTTACGCTTGAGGATGGTTATGTGACCCTGCCCGCGCAGCTTAGCATTCTAAGCAGAGAACGGGGCAGCCGCGTGCTGTCGTATATCTCACTCACCATTACGGAAGGCAAATTCCATCAGGTGAAGCGGATGTTCGTGGCTGTCGGGAAGAAGGTAGTGTTCCTGAAACGGGTGTCAATGGGCGAACTGAAGCTGGATGAGACTCTGCCTGAGGGAGCCTGCCGGGAGCTCACGGCCCGTGAGCTGGAGCTGCTGAAGCGTTAG
- a CDS encoding RsmB/NOP family class I SAM-dependent RNA methyltransferase, whose product MNEERLPAAYTANIREMLGDTADAFLESYLAKRTQGLRFNTLKSSAPSGRAAAEQAIAQFGLSQVAWCPSGFYYEEPVRPGRHPYHTAGLYYIQEPSAMSAAELLKPLPGEIVLDLAAAPGGKTTHIASLMQGQGLLISNEIHPERAKILAENVERLGISNTLVTSAAPGDLSKRFPEVFDRIMLDAPCSGEGMFRKDPAAMDEWSPKHVEICVARQWDILQDAYLMLKPGGHMVYSTCTFNRQENEETMERFVQTYPEMELIVTKRLWPHLERGEGHFVALLHKASSADQTESTPRKSKGKRDERGSNGPKTSSTLREAYQQFMSWSEAELPGFAGHGVPLLFGESLYLLPEAFTERLHTGILDGLKVPRAGLHIAHLKKNRIEPAHALAMALRPDQAARSYDMSADGPEIQAWLRGESLPVPPSLHGWTLVTVDGLPVGWGKASSGQLKNHLPKGLRILKAHLDEV is encoded by the coding sequence ATGAATGAAGAACGGCTGCCTGCCGCTTACACCGCTAACATTAGAGAGATGCTGGGGGATACGGCGGACGCTTTTCTGGAGAGCTATCTTGCTAAGCGGACCCAGGGTCTGCGGTTCAATACGTTAAAAAGCAGTGCACCTTCCGGCCGCGCCGCAGCGGAGCAGGCAATCGCACAATTCGGCCTGTCACAGGTAGCATGGTGCCCATCAGGTTTCTACTATGAGGAACCGGTTCGGCCGGGAAGACATCCTTATCATACCGCCGGACTATATTATATTCAGGAGCCCTCCGCAATGTCCGCAGCCGAGCTGCTGAAGCCGCTTCCCGGAGAGATCGTACTCGACCTGGCGGCCGCTCCCGGCGGCAAAACCACCCATATCGCCTCACTGATGCAAGGTCAAGGGCTGCTCATCTCCAATGAAATCCACCCGGAGCGGGCCAAAATCCTGGCCGAAAACGTCGAGCGGCTCGGCATAAGCAACACCCTGGTTACCTCCGCAGCTCCCGGTGATCTCTCCAAAAGATTCCCTGAGGTATTCGACCGCATTATGCTGGACGCGCCTTGCTCCGGCGAAGGGATGTTCCGCAAAGACCCTGCAGCGATGGACGAATGGTCCCCGAAGCATGTGGAGATCTGTGTAGCCAGACAGTGGGATATTCTGCAGGATGCGTATCTGATGCTGAAGCCTGGCGGTCATATGGTCTATTCGACCTGTACCTTCAACCGCCAGGAGAATGAGGAGACGATGGAGCGCTTCGTGCAGACCTATCCCGAGATGGAGCTGATCGTTACGAAGCGGCTGTGGCCGCATCTGGAGCGGGGTGAAGGGCATTTCGTGGCTCTGCTCCACAAGGCTTCTTCCGCTGACCAGACAGAATCCACTCCACGTAAAAGCAAAGGCAAGCGCGATGAACGCGGCAGTAACGGCCCGAAGACAAGTTCTACGCTTAGGGAGGCCTATCAACAGTTCATGAGCTGGTCGGAGGCAGAGCTGCCCGGATTCGCCGGACACGGTGTACCGCTTCTCTTCGGCGAATCCCTGTATTTGCTGCCTGAGGCATTCACTGAGCGGTTGCACACCGGGATACTGGACGGGCTCAAGGTGCCGCGTGCCGGACTTCATATTGCCCATCTCAAAAAGAACCGGATTGAGCCTGCCCACGCTCTGGCCATGGCTCTCCGGCCGGATCAGGCGGCGCGCAGTTATGATATGTCTGCGGATGGCCCGGAGATCCAGGCCTGGCTGCGCGGCGAGAGTCTGCCGGTTCCGCCAAGCCTGCACGGCTGGACGCTGGTAACCGTAGACGGCTTGCCCGTAGGCTGGGGCAAAGCCAGCTCCGGCCAGCTCAAGAATCATTTGCCCAAGGGTCTGCGGATTCTAAAAGCCCATCTTGACGAGGTTTAG
- a CDS encoding Cof-type HAD-IIB family hydrolase — MKYKLIALDVDGTLLNDDHQLSEENKAAIAEVTRQGGQIVLCTGRSPQNSIPFMEEMGLSGYVLGHNGAATVSVKDRKVLHQYGLDARGLDPYIAYCRERDIHFDVNTAFEMYVDNVENLTKEAHFMYEHFRIMPASLPAWDEFREPIVKFTVFTQSDILDEAQREWATWGEQYNILRSGEFFVDLMHPESSKGNALKHLAAELGIPQEQVLSIGNYYNDISMLTYAGLGVAMDNSPVEVKAAADVITGTNNANGVRDALVKYCLSC, encoded by the coding sequence ATGAAATACAAACTGATTGCACTGGATGTAGACGGAACACTGCTGAATGATGATCATCAACTCAGTGAAGAGAACAAAGCGGCGATTGCCGAGGTTACGCGTCAGGGCGGGCAGATTGTACTCTGCACAGGACGCAGTCCGCAGAATTCGATTCCTTTTATGGAGGAGATGGGCTTGTCGGGGTATGTGCTGGGCCATAACGGAGCGGCTACGGTGAGTGTAAAGGACCGTAAGGTACTGCACCAGTATGGGCTGGACGCCAGAGGGCTGGACCCGTACATTGCCTATTGCCGCGAGCGCGATATCCATTTTGATGTGAACACTGCGTTTGAGATGTATGTGGACAATGTGGAGAACCTGACCAAGGAAGCCCACTTTATGTATGAGCATTTCCGCATTATGCCTGCATCTCTTCCGGCCTGGGATGAGTTCCGCGAACCGATTGTGAAATTCACTGTGTTCACGCAGTCTGATATTCTGGATGAAGCGCAGCGGGAGTGGGCTACTTGGGGAGAGCAGTACAATATTCTGCGCAGCGGAGAGTTCTTCGTTGATTTGATGCACCCGGAATCCTCCAAAGGCAATGCCCTGAAGCACCTGGCAGCCGAGCTTGGCATCCCGCAAGAACAGGTGCTGTCGATCGGCAACTATTATAATGATATCTCCATGCTGACTTATGCCGGTCTGGGTGTGGCGATGGATAACTCTCCGGTGGAGGTCAAAGCAGCCGCAGATGTGATCACCGGCACCAATAATGCGAACGGCGTGCGCGATGCACTGGTGAAGTATTGTTTGTCTTGCTGA
- a CDS encoding glycosyltransferase family 4 protein → MNLLQALFFPPEQPGGVSSMIPYLQERFRSSRWEMDLFWLPKRIRGKGREDIVFETFDWTVYGESPVVQKYIQTYRDYIWWTKLRMSKNYDLIHAHHPIAGLAMKRIYPDVPLIQTLHSSYERELILNGLIREGGLEHQFLVAIYRELEHVSDRLMTVSRAFADYMTPYIERPDSIGVIPNGFDEKRFKPVPHENDIPQLVTVTRLVPAKGIDILFKACAELKKRGHEYVLHIIGDGPSRAELERLAQELGIYNETIFYGYTLHPEEFMPFFDIFVLPSRAEAFGSVFAEAALSCLALVGTNVGGIPEQIEDGVNGLLVNPDDELGLADALEKVITDPGYRYELSRSAWDKAKSLYSLTRVANELKKTYLQFQPGMKG, encoded by the coding sequence ATGAACTTGCTGCAAGCGCTATTCTTCCCGCCGGAGCAGCCCGGTGGTGTATCTTCTATGATCCCTTATCTGCAGGAACGCTTCCGCTCGAGCCGCTGGGAGATGGATTTGTTCTGGCTGCCGAAGCGCATCCGGGGCAAGGGACGTGAAGACATTGTCTTCGAGACCTTCGATTGGACCGTGTACGGGGAAAGTCCGGTTGTACAAAAATACATTCAGACCTACCGGGATTATATCTGGTGGACCAAGCTGCGCATGAGCAAAAATTATGATCTGATCCATGCCCATCATCCGATTGCGGGTCTGGCGATGAAGAGAATTTATCCGGATGTCCCCTTGATTCAGACGCTGCACTCCAGCTATGAGCGTGAATTGATTCTGAACGGGTTGATCCGCGAGGGGGGGCTTGAGCATCAGTTTCTGGTCGCCATTTACCGGGAGCTGGAGCATGTGAGTGACCGGCTGATGACGGTTTCGCGTGCTTTTGCTGATTATATGACTCCTTATATTGAGCGGCCGGACAGCATCGGAGTGATCCCGAACGGATTCGATGAGAAGCGGTTCAAGCCTGTCCCGCATGAGAATGACATTCCGCAGCTGGTCACGGTTACCCGTCTGGTGCCGGCCAAAGGCATCGATATTCTGTTCAAGGCCTGTGCCGAGCTGAAGAAGCGGGGGCATGAATATGTGCTGCATATTATCGGTGACGGACCGAGCCGGGCGGAGCTGGAGAGGCTTGCGCAGGAGCTGGGTATATATAATGAGACTATTTTTTACGGCTATACGCTGCATCCTGAGGAATTCATGCCGTTCTTCGATATCTTTGTATTGCCTTCGCGGGCGGAGGCGTTCGGTTCGGTATTTGCCGAGGCTGCGCTGAGCTGTCTGGCGCTGGTCGGGACGAATGTGGGCGGCATTCCCGAGCAGATTGAGGACGGGGTGAACGGGCTGCTGGTGAATCCGGATGATGAACTGGGACTGGCAGATGCTCTGGAAAAAGTAATCACTGACCCCGGCTACCGCTATGAGCTGTCGCGCTCGGCTTGGGATAAAGCAAAGAGCCTCTATTCCCTGACACGTGTAGCCAATGAACTGAAGAAAACCTATCTGCAGTTCCAGCCGGGAATGAAGGGGTGA
- a CDS encoding RsmB/NOP family class I SAM-dependent RNA methyltransferase codes for MTAQLPGAFAQRMKELLGPEYEQFADTYQQSPYGGIRANTLKITLDGLRERSPFTLEPIPWCPSGFYTGEGARPGKHPYYHAGLYYIQEPSAMAPVELLDVQPGDRVLDLCAAPGGKSTQIAAKLQGEGLLVSNDLHPERTKALAKNLELYGVRNGIVLNESPERIAAAFPGFFDRILIDAPCSGEGMFRKDEDMVKQWEPGTPAKYAEMQREILQAAASALKSGGTMVYSTCTFALEENEEMIAGFLSGHPEFSLVPVGGTGPFAAGLGPLPGAARLWPHKVKGEGHFMAVLRHDGSGGPAREAFEAGAAENGATVTDTLENVKARNDKRERSLSAAPRSKAAKTDFHSKAVPGRADHGRGGKGGRGSGHGSGSGRAGTGPGPQSQRTGGEAIAFAVYADFIQELLGTQPPGHAIWFGDHLYISPLPREGLDGLKTVRPGWYVGQIKSGRFVPGHPLATALRPEECSRWVSLSSASGEAVSYLKGETLSIPAERLSIKEGHAYKGYTLVCIDGFSVGWGKWQDGLLKNEYPAGWRWT; via the coding sequence ATGACAGCACAACTGCCCGGAGCTTTCGCGCAGCGTATGAAAGAGCTGCTGGGACCGGAATATGAGCAATTCGCAGATACCTATCAGCAGTCACCCTACGGGGGAATCCGTGCCAATACACTGAAAATAACGCTGGACGGGCTGCGGGAGCGTTCCCCCTTCACCCTTGAGCCGATTCCTTGGTGCCCTTCGGGCTTCTATACCGGAGAGGGAGCCAGACCCGGCAAGCACCCTTATTATCATGCGGGACTGTACTATATTCAGGAGCCGAGTGCCATGGCCCCGGTTGAACTGCTGGACGTTCAACCGGGGGACCGGGTGCTCGATCTGTGCGCAGCCCCGGGCGGCAAGTCTACCCAGATTGCCGCCAAGCTGCAGGGCGAAGGCCTGCTGGTCAGCAATGACCTGCATCCTGAACGGACGAAGGCGCTCGCCAAGAATCTGGAGCTGTACGGAGTACGGAACGGCATTGTACTCAACGAAAGCCCTGAGCGGATTGCGGCGGCCTTCCCGGGGTTCTTCGACCGGATTCTAATCGATGCCCCCTGCTCGGGAGAGGGCATGTTCCGCAAGGACGAGGATATGGTCAAGCAATGGGAGCCGGGGACACCGGCCAAATATGCGGAGATGCAGCGGGAAATTCTGCAGGCCGCTGCTTCAGCGCTGAAGTCCGGCGGTACTATGGTGTACTCCACCTGCACGTTCGCTCTGGAGGAGAACGAGGAGATGATTGCCGGATTCCTGTCCGGGCATCCTGAGTTCTCGCTGGTTCCCGTAGGCGGAACCGGTCCGTTCGCTGCCGGACTCGGCCCATTGCCGGGTGCGGCGCGGCTGTGGCCGCATAAGGTCAAGGGGGAAGGGCATTTCATGGCGGTATTGCGCCATGACGGAAGTGGCGGACCTGCGAGAGAGGCATTTGAGGCCGGGGCCGCAGAGAATGGAGCTACGGTGACAGACACTTTAGAGAATGTAAAAGCAAGAAATGATAAGAGAGAGAGAAGTCTGTCTGCCGCACCCCGGAGCAAGGCTGCGAAAACAGACTTTCACAGTAAGGCAGTTCCCGGCAGGGCAGATCACGGCCGGGGCGGCAAGGGAGGACGCGGATCTGGACACGGCTCCGGCTCTGGTAGAGCCGGAACGGGTCCAGGTCCGCAGTCACAGCGAACTGGCGGGGAAGCGATAGCGTTCGCGGTCTATGCAGACTTTATTCAAGAGCTGCTGGGGACACAGCCGCCCGGACATGCGATATGGTTCGGCGACCATCTATATATCTCTCCGTTGCCGCGTGAAGGGCTGGATGGTCTGAAGACGGTTCGGCCGGGCTGGTATGTGGGGCAGATCAAGAGCGGCAGATTCGTTCCCGGTCATCCGCTCGCTACAGCATTGCGTCCTGAGGAATGCAGCCGCTGGGTATCGCTATCCAGCGCCAGCGGAGAAGCGGTGTCCTACCTGAAGGGGGAGACCTTGTCGATCCCCGCAGAGCGCCTGTCGATTAAGGAAGGACATGCTTACAAAGGCTATACCCTCGTCTGCATCGACGGCTTCAGCGTGGGTTGGGGCAAATGGCAGGACGGACTACTGAAGAACGAATATCCCGCAGGCTGGAGGTGGACTTAG
- a CDS encoding sporulation protein YjcZ gives MGAGVGFTSTGAILVLFILLVIISRSLFV, from the coding sequence ATGGGTGCAGGTGTAGGCTTCACTTCGACCGGTGCGATTTTGGTACTCTTCATATTGCTCGTAATCATTTCCCGTTCGTTGTTCGTCTAA
- a CDS encoding GTP pyrophosphokinase, with the protein MDVRDWGTFLLPYEQTVEELKVKFKTMRSELKKREEYTPIEFVTGRVKRLSSILEKAKRLNVKMEDLETGIEDIAGIRIMCQFVEDIRRVAEYIRARKDLEVLYEKDYITNYKESGYRSFHMIIRYPVQTALGQKIVLAEIQIRTLAMNFWATIEHSLNYKYRESLPDEMRVRLKTAAEAASILDSEMSSIREEILEAQKTFEENSNMTTQLLKAIHQLYFYHLVNEAIESQERFNAIWQAQDMDAMKELLDHVRELLSNAKKGSEPDGL; encoded by the coding sequence ATGGACGTCAGGGACTGGGGAACTTTTCTGCTTCCTTATGAACAAACGGTGGAGGAATTGAAGGTTAAATTCAAGACGATGCGCTCCGAACTCAAGAAAAGGGAAGAATATACTCCGATTGAATTCGTTACCGGCCGTGTGAAGCGGCTGTCTAGCATACTTGAGAAGGCCAAACGGTTAAACGTAAAAATGGAGGATCTGGAAACGGGCATCGAGGATATCGCCGGCATTCGCATTATGTGCCAGTTCGTCGAGGATATCCGCAGAGTGGCGGAATACATCCGCGCCCGCAAGGACCTTGAAGTATTATATGAGAAGGACTACATTACCAATTATAAGGAAAGCGGCTACCGCAGCTTCCATATGATCATCCGGTATCCGGTACAGACTGCGCTGGGTCAAAAGATTGTACTGGCTGAAATTCAAATCCGTACACTGGCGATGAACTTCTGGGCAACCATTGAGCATTCGCTGAATTATAAATACCGGGAGAGCCTGCCCGATGAAATGCGGGTGCGCCTGAAGACGGCAGCAGAAGCGGCTTCCATTCTGGACAGCGAGATGTCGAGCATCCGGGAAGAGATTCTGGAGGCCCAGAAGACCTTCGAGGAGAACTCGAACATGACGACCCAATTGCTGAAGGCCATTCATCAGCTGTATTTCTATCATCTTGTGAATGAAGCGATTGAGAGCCAGGAACGGTTCAATGCGATCTGGCAGGCTCAGGATATGGATGCAATGAAGGAATTGCTGGACCATGTGCGCGAGCTGCTCTCGAATGCCAAGAAGGGCAGCGAGCCGGATGGCTTATGA
- a CDS encoding DUF309 domain-containing protein, which yields MPRRAASRMAYEPLYLAYLIYFNRDRDYFECHEVLEELWLEKQRDPLYKALLQVAVGLYHFRNTNVRGGLILLKQSHEVLGRYPAVTLGIDLAKLVREAGEYVARLEAYNDQSFDYYDLTIRIVDPVLEEEVRLAAESTPPVLPQRRGPQRPDRPRHSPGGA from the coding sequence ATGCCAAGAAGGGCAGCGAGCCGGATGGCTTATGAGCCGCTCTATCTGGCCTACCTCATTTACTTCAACCGGGACAGGGATTATTTCGAATGTCATGAGGTGCTTGAGGAATTATGGCTGGAGAAGCAGCGTGATCCGTTATACAAAGCTCTGCTGCAGGTGGCAGTCGGGCTGTACCATTTCCGTAATACCAATGTGCGCGGTGGCCTGATTCTGCTGAAGCAGTCTCATGAGGTACTGGGCAGATATCCGGCGGTGACGCTGGGTATTGATCTGGCGAAGCTGGTCCGGGAAGCTGGGGAGTATGTTGCCCGTCTGGAGGCTTACAACGATCAGTCCTTTGATTATTATGATCTCACAATCCGCATCGTAGACCCTGTGCTGGAGGAAGAGGTCAGGCTGGCGGCTGAGTCTACTCCGCCTGTGCTGCCCCAGCGGCGCGGGCCGCAGCGGCCGGACAGACCCAGGCACAGCCCGGGTGGCGCTTGA